A DNA window from Hordeum vulgare subsp. vulgare chromosome 1H, MorexV3_pseudomolecules_assembly, whole genome shotgun sequence contains the following coding sequences:
- the LOC123429935 gene encoding silicon efflux transporter LSI2-like → MVMESTAKVVLGCVAFTIFWVLAVFPSVPFMPVGRTAGSLLGAMLMVLFRVMTPEQAYAAIDLPILGLLFGTMVVSIFLERADMFQYLGSMLSWKSRGSKDLLFRVCLVSAVASALFTNDTTCVVLTEFILKVARQNNLPPQPFLLALASSSNIGSSATPIGNPQNLVIAVTSGISFGSFLLGIFPAMIVGVITNTCILLCYFWKHLSVDKERDQESAGGGGQDVVVADEEVTSHRFTPARMSRANSVNGDADYMNEPIRRSDSMSRGADTLRSKSYNSEGDRDIQVAIRSLRASSLSQEMVEVSTVCDRRDEGPRKVTRTTSRQRSVIIEDAPEPEQTLDGDDKEKPDQEEVVKHKKWKVLVWKTAVYLTTLGMLVSLLMGLNMSWTAITAALVLLALDFTDAQACLEKVSYSLLIFFCGMFITVDGFNRTGIPNALWELVEPHARIDSAKGIALLAVVILLLSNVASNVPTVLLLGTRVAASAGAISPASEKKAWLILAWVSTVAGNLTLLGSAANLIVCEQARRAQFHGYNLTFWSHLRFGVPSTIIVTAIGLIIVVSY, encoded by the exons ATGGTGATGGAGAGTACGGCCAAGGTGGTGCTGGGATGCGTGGCCTTCACCATCTTCTGGGTGCTGGCCGTGTTCCCGTCCGTGCCCTTCATGCCGGTGGGCCGGACGGCGGGGTCTCTGCTGGGGGCCATGCTCATGGTGCTGTTCCGCGTGATGACGCCCGAGCAGGCCTACGCCGCCATCGACCTCCCCATCCTCGGCCTCCTCTTCGGCACCATGGTCGTGAGCATCTTCCTGGAGCGGGCCGACATGTTCCAGTACCTCGGCAGCATGCTGTCCTGGAAGAGCCGCGGCAGCAAGGACCTCCTCTTCCGCGTCTGCCTCGTctccgccgtcgccagcgcgctCTTCACCAACGACACCACCTGCGTGGTGCTCACCGAGTTCATCCTCAAGGTGGCGAGGCAGAACAACCTGCCCCCGCAGCCCTTCCTGCTCGCCCTCGCCTCCAGCTCCAACATCGGCTCCTCCGCCACGCCCATCGGCAACCCGCAGAACCTGGTCATCGCCGTCACCAGCGGCATCTCCTTCGGCTCCTTCCTCTTGGGCATCTTCCCGGCCATGATCGTCGGGGTCATCACCAACACCTGCATCCTCCTGTGCTACTTCTGGAAGCACCTCTCCGTCGACAAGGAACGGGACCAAGAGTCGGCCGGGGGCGGGGGGCAGGACGTGGTCGTGGCCGACGAAGAAGTCACCTCGCACCGGTTCACGCCGGCGAGGATGTCGCGCGCCAACTCGGTAAACGGCGATGCCGACTACATGAACGAGCCCATCCGCAGGAGCGACAGCATGAGCAGGGGCGCCGACACCCTCCGGAGCAAGAGCTACAACTCCGAGGGCGACCGCGACATCCAGGTCGCCATCAGGTCGCTGCGCGCGTCCAGCCTGTCGCAGGAGATGGTGGAGGTGTCCACGGTGTGCGACCGGCGCGACGAAGGACCCAGGAAGGTGACCAGGACCACCAGCCGCCAGCGGAGCGTGATCATCGAGGACGCGCCCGAGCCCGAGCAGACCTTGGACGGCGACGACAAGGAGAAGCCGGACCAAGAGGAAGTGGTGAAGCACAAGAAGTGGAAGGTGCTCGTGTGGAAGACCGCCGTGTACCTCACGACGCTCGGGATGCTCGTCTCGCTCCTCATGGGGCTCAACATGTCATGGACCGCCATCACCGCcgccctcgtcctcctcgctctCGATTTCACAGACGCACAAGCTTGCCTAGAGAAG GTATCCTACTCGTTGTTGATCTTCTTCTGCGGGATGTTCATAACGGTGGATGGCTTCAACAGAACCGGCATACCCAACGCGCTCTGGGAGTTGGTGGAACCGCACGCCAGGATCGATAGCGCCAAAGGAATCGCCCTTCTTGCGGTTGTGATTCTTCTTCTTTCAAATGTTGCCTCAAATGTTCCAACAG TGCTGCTGCTGGGCACAAGAGTGGCAGCATCCGCTGGTGCCATCTCACCGGCTTCAGAGAAGAAAGCCTGGCTCATACTAGCTTGGGTTAGTACCGTGGCCGGCAACCTCACCCTTCTCGGCTCAGCTGCGAACCTCATCGTCTGCGAGCAGGCGCGGCGGGCGCAGTTCCACGGCTACAACCTCACCTTCTGGAGCCACCTTCGTTTCGGCGTGCCGTCCACCATCATCGTTACCGCTATCGGCCTCATTATCGTCGTTAGCTACTGA